The nucleotide sequence GGAATGCCACTCCGCTAGATGTTGGTGATGTCTTACGCTGACCACTAGCATCATTGGCTGCTGCTGTCGTCGTTGCGGGGGAGGCTTTGTCAGTTAACAGAATTTTGCCATTCGATAAAGCAACCTCACCAGTGAGACTCGGTTCGAATAGATTCCCAGCGACATTTACACAACCTTTGACACCCCCGCGATATAACTCCTGATAACTGAGTGAAATTTGATTCAGCGCCACGTTAAGCGATTGGTTAAGACCTTGCTCAGCACCTTGGGCCAGACAATCTTGTAAGGCCAACCCGTCTGGAATCACGACATTCGGCAATACGCCAGATATCGGAATGCGACCCTTGGCGGCAATATTACCCTGATTAAAGGCTCCCTCTAAGCGTTCTACTTGGACCCAGTTGCGATCGAAGCGAATCTGGCCATTCACACGCTTCAGTGCTTCCGGTAAACCTTGTACAGCAAAACTAGCGTCATTCAATGCCACAACACCATCAGCGCGAATATCGTCCAGTGCTCCCTCAACTTTGAGCTTAACTTGACCCTTACCACTAATCCATTTGATGGGTAAATCAACTAAGTTCAGCAGCGCTATTCCATCATCCTGGACGCGAATTTCGGCTGCAATCTTTTCATTAGCCGGATATACCTGAATTTGGGGGATGGGGAGCGGGATTTCCCCAACAATACTCAAGGACTCTGAAGCCGCTAAATTTAGACTAGCGGATAAATCCAGACGACCAAGATTGTAGTTAAAGATTCCACCAGCACGGTTAATCGGCTGATTATTAATTGCGCCGTCCGTAATTGAAACTAAACCCTTTATGGTCGGATTTTCGCGACTGCCGCTGATTGTCGCAGTTGTTGTCAAGTCGCCAGTAATTTGGCCAGCCAATGGATAGAACCGCTGAATTTCCGCAATCGGTAATTTATTAATGCTCAACTGACCAGCTGTATTTTTGCCGCCATAGTTCAACTGTAAGTTAACCTGAGCTTCACCAATTTGGGCGATCGCACGAGTAAGGTTGAGCTGCCGATCGATGTAGCTTGCATCAACGACGATCGATTGAATTTGCAACGCTGAATTATCCGGTGCAACTAAGGGAGTCGATTGATCCTTAACTTGGGATTGGGAGGTGGGATACGGTCGCCATTCAACATTCCGAGCCTGCAATTTGAACTCATCAATTGATAATCCTTGTGGCCCAAACTGGAACCGCACATCACTATTAAAGCGACCACGAATATTGGTATATGTTGGTGGAGCTGGCTTAGCTGCAGCAATTTTTTGGATCTGTTGATTTAGTTTCTCGAACTGCTCCAACTGCATTTTCAGCGAAATATCCGATTGATTCGGTGCCCCAACCGTTATGCGGCCAATATCGGCGGCCTTGGCGTTCGCTGTCGGCCCTGGCCCACTGCTAAGCCCACTGCTAAAGCCACTCAACTCAAAAACCTGTAGTGCGGCAAATACATCTTCAATTCGCCCTTGCTCAACTTTCACGCTCCCGGTCACTTTTGGCTTTGACTTTAAATCCACCGCGCCGGCGATTAAAAAGCGACTATCACCCTTTTGGAGGAGTAAGTCAGAGACGCGTAACAGACGATTCGCGTAGACAAAATTTGTGTTGATATTATTCGTGGCGATCGACCCTAGTTGCGGTTGAGCCAGGGTGATATTGCCTCGTGCAACCCCATTGACATAACTTCCCTGGGCTTTAACCCGTTTGCTGCGGAATGCCGTCGAGAATTGACCAAATGCCGCTTGATCGATGAATAACTGCGCTTGGGGAATTTCCTGGCGGGCTAAGTCAACTGTCAAATTGCCCGATAACTGTCCACTAATGGACGATACGGGCAAACCCAAAGAATTCAGTTCAGACAGGGGAACCGCTGCGACCTTGAGGTTAAACAAATCTCCTTGGGCCTGACCGAAAATTTTCAGTTGGTCTCGCTGGATGTTAACTGAAATCGGCTGATTTTGGCCATTGAGGTTAAGTGCTAAACGATCGTTCGCCCCAACTGTCGCCAGCTTCAATCCTTGCCCAGGAGTCAAATTCACTTGACCACGCAATGGTTCAAACTTCAGACTGTTGACACTAAAACCGCGCAAGGCAATGTTCCCTTGAATTTGCGGCTGTGTGATGGCACCGTTTAATCGCCCATCAAAATCAGTTACCCCATTGACTTGCAAGGCTGGAGGTAGCGCTACGGGCAATTTCGACAACGCGAGATTTTTGGCATTTACCCGTAAATCTAACCCAGTGATTGCCGGATTGCCCTGGACATTCGCAAAGATGGTGCCACTGGCTGATAGATCGGGTCCTATTGCCGATAGCAGGTTAACCTGACGGCCATCCCAGTTGAACTTTGCGTCAATCGGCTGCGATGCGAGGGAAATACCTTGAGAGAGTCGGACTTGCCCATCGAGCCGTGTCTGCGGAATACTGAGGTTCGCGAGATTCCCGCGCAGTTTGAGCTGACCATCGGCTGCTCCACGCAAATCTTTATTCACTTGAGCCAAGGCAATACTTGCTAGATCCACATCCGCTTGCCAGCGCTGATCGGCAAACCGGGCTAAAGCGTTAATTCTGCCACCATAGGTCTGTGCCGCCAAATTAATCGTGCCAACCGTTTGAGCCAATTTGAGCTGATCGAGTCGCCCTTGCAACGCAGCCGTCCCACTCGCCAGACCTGTAACTTGTGGGTTGATTTGAGTCAAGTTGAGATTTGCCGCACGGACATTTGCAAACCACTGACGATCGCGCAATGCACCACTTCCCTCAACTCTCCCACCATAGGTTTGTGCAACAAATTCGATATTGCCCGTTGTTTGGTCAATACTGGGTTGATCAAGACTGCCGCGTAGGTTAGCCGTTCCAGTGGCTACTCCGTCTAATTGTGCATTCACTTTCGCCAAGTTAGCATTCACAACGCGGATATTTGCCTGCCACTGACGATCGCGCAGTTGCCCTGTCGCCGTCACTGTTCCACCATAGGCTTGGGCTGAAAATTGCGAGATATCAATTTGCTTACCGTTCTGCGCAATTATCAGATTGCCCCGTGCGGCATAGTCCGATTCTGGTGCTTGCCAGTTGACCCGCGTAATTAGGTTGTCAACTCGGCCATTAACCTTGACCGTTGCATCCACAGGACCAACTTTGACTGGGGGCTGCTGCTGCGTATAAATCTGAGCGATCGCATCGCCTGGAAGCGCTGCCACATTTAGATCGACTTTAATACTTTGTGGAGCCGTAATATTAATCGCCGCTTGGCCCGTTACCCGTCCACCAACTTGTGGTGCCAGTGTCAGGTCTGCAAGCGTTAACTGACCCGTTTTCGTATTTAACTGAAACTTGCTAGCGACTTGTCCAAGGGCGACTTTATCTACGATGACCGCTTGGGTATTACGCACTGTCCCAGACAATATTGGCGCACCGATCGGCCCTTGCATATTCACTTGCGCCGCGACTGCCCCAATCACGGGCACGGGCGATTTAACTTCAAAGGTCTTCAGAAACAACGGAATACCAACGTTGGCAATTTTCGCTTTGAGATCGAATCCCACGTTCGGGTCAATCGTCCCATCAGCCACAAACGGAATCGTGCCAAACTTGGCTTTTACACCCTTCAGATTAATTGCTTGACCCGCAAAATTTATCTTGCCGTTAATCGATTGCAACGGCTGTGGTGTGCCGGGAGCAATCAGATCAACCTGCTTTAAATTTGCCTCTCCCTGCAAACTTACAGGGCTGTTAGGTGCTAGCGTCATGACAACTTTGCCATCCGCCCGCCCTTTCTGGATCTCGATGGGCAATTGCGCGAGTCGATCGATATCTGCCACTAACAGATCATCCGCCTCAACTGTAATTTCCGAGTGCATGCCTTGCCCTTGGCGCTGCTGACTTTCGCCATTTATCTGTAAACTACCGTTTGTTGCAGCATTTGCGCGCAAATCATAGGTGAAACGACGATTTTCATCAAGCAGATTGAGCGCCCCAAAAACTTGATTTAACTGAATTGACTTACGCGTTTGCTTCGGCTTCGGCTTCGGGGAAAGTTCAATCTTCGCATCCTTTAACTGCACCTGGTTCAACTGCACCTCAATTGCAGCTTTCTCCTCGGACTGCCGCAGCTTAGTCGCAATCCAAAGTCCATCAAAATCCTGCTTCAAATAGGCTTCCGGCTGAATTAACGCGACATTCAGCGCCAACTGTCGCTGCCATAATAATTTCCACGGATTAAATTGTATCTGTACCGCTTTAACCGTCAAACGATCGGCGTCATCACTGGTTGCTGGTACAGAGCTTTGGCCAAACTGTAAATGATTAAAGGAAAACTCCTCAAGATCGCCAATCTTAATGGGACGGTTCAGCTCTTTGCTGAGCGACTTCGATACCAGCGGAGCCAACTCTTGATGAATAAATATCCAGGCCCACCGCGACCCAGCCGCAATACCTGCAACTGCCAATAATGCTAGTACAAATAACGCTTTAATCCACCAGGAACGCTGTGAAGGTGGTGGTGTTGATGGTTCAGAAGAGGACATACAAGACCTATCTCACAGTGTTTGTTGAAGCTCATTGCGTGCATCTTAACGTGCGTAACGCACACGTGGCTGTTTCTCGCTAACAGATCAAATTCTGTTGAATATGTAATAGAGTATGAATTAAATTCGGGGGAATCAGGCGAAAAATCGACTTAGATTAAGCGTTATGGGAAAAAATGCTCTAAAAGCGTAATTAAGTAAAAATTTAGACTGATGACGAAGTCGGTTGCAATGCGGCGGATCAATGAATTGTGCTGGAATGAATTGTAGTGGTTGGATACCGGCAGTGTTCAAAACCCCTATCGTATTATGCTCCGTAGATTACGTTGGGATAACCGATCGAATAGTCAGCCCTAACGTTTCAGCAAACTGTGCGAAAGTCAAGAACTTGGGCACATACCCCGTGACATCTAGCTGTGTAGCTTCCCAGACTTGTTGGTCGATCGAGTGTGACATTACAATCACCGGAATATCCCAAGGTCTTTCAAAAAGGCGTAGGTTGCGTAGTAGTGAAATTCCACCGGCATGGGGCAGATCTAGGTCAAGCAAGAGAATCGATCGTTTGATGTCGGTATTTTCTGAAGCAACTGCTAGTTTCTCAAGGGCTTCCACACCATCCGGCACAACTTGTAGGTTGATATTGAGTTGACTGCGACGGAGAGCTCGCTGAACGATCATGACTTCCAATGCATCATCTTCGACTAATAGCAGATTGATTCCTTGTGTTTCATCCTGGTGTGCCAGCATATGGCTGATTCCTCAACTTTAAATTTAAAAAGATATCCGTATCTATTTCCGCTAATCCCGAAAACTAAGATTGAGCTTGCTCTGAATACTGAACATTGCCGATATAGACTCAGGCCAAAATAGACTGCTAAATACAAACAACATTGGTGTTACCAATGGAATTGATACTATCCACATATTGCCAATCAGTCCGTTCATCGTCGCCCGCTAAAAGAGATAAATCCAGTCCGGAGAATGCGCCACGCAATATACCTTTTGAGCTACAGTCTAATTCGAGCATTCCAGGCCGTGATGTGTCTAAAATAGCTGCGATAGTTTTCATGATTGGCAAAGTCCAGATTGGATTTTGATATTTAGTCAAAGCGATTGCTGAATTCCGGCATTAGCACTGACTTAGAACAGTCACAGCAGTGACCAAGGCATCTAAAATCATTGCTGAGGCACCCAGACGGAGACGGAACCCGCCGCGCAAGGAAATTCGGCCCAGCCATGCTCGTTTGTTGTGACTGAGTCGGTAATATGCTCAGTCAGATCAATATAGGTTTGCGCAGGCTGTGCTGTTTCCATCCACTTTTGTCCCGCATCACCATTACTCAAGACGACAGCCATACCACCGGGTTTTGCTTCTGTCCCAATCCGCGTCCAACCGATCGTGTTAGCGTGGTCAAAATAGTCGTATTGGTCGCCGTAAGCGTACTCCTGCCGCACCTTAAGGAAAATATCAATTAGCCGCTGGTGACTATCCATCCATATCTCATACTCTTGACCATCATTACCCTGATCACGATAGTGAGCACCATAATAATCAGCATAGAAAATGCATGGATAGCCATCTCGGCGGAGCAAGATTAAGGCGTAGGCTAGTGGCTTAAACCAAGGCTCAACAACTGATTCTAAGGCTTGTAGCGGCTGTGAATCATGATTTTCTACCAAAGTCACAGCTAATGCAGGTTGCTGCTTGACTAAGCTGTTATCAAAAATTTGGCGCAGGTCATACCCATTCCCGGCTTTGCTAGCATCAGCAAAGTTGTAATGTAGAGGTGCATCAAATAACATGACATCACCACCGGTCACGTCAATAAAATGATGCAACGCCTCAACGTCACCGGACCAATATTCCCCGACGGCAAACAAGCGTTTGCCCGATTGTTTACGGCAATGTTGTAGCCATTGAGGAAAGAAGCCGGCTCGAACATGTTTTACTGCATCAAACCGAAATCCATCAACATTCGTCGTATCAACATACCATTCCCCCCAGCGATTTAAGCGTGTCTGTACCTCTGGATGCTCAACATCAAGGTCGCAGCCCATGAGATAGTCAAAAACACCTTTTTCTAAATCAACATTGTTATCAAATTGTTTGCCTTCGAATAGATAAATAGCATCCTTGTCTTGATCATGCTGATTGTAGTCAACAGCATCAAAATGCCACCAGTGCCACTCGGCATCGGAATATTTACCATCACGGCCGGGAAACGTATAATGTGTCCAGACCTTAACTGTCTGCATATCACCGATCGTTTCATGGCGGTTATGGGGATTTAGCGGCACAGCCTGAGCTTCTTCCGCATGGTCGGCACCCATCATATGATTCATGACCACGTCTGCGTAGACTTCGATACCAGAGGCTTGAACTGCAGCAATCGCATCCAGGTACTCGGCCTTCGTACCATACTTCGTACGCACCGAACCTTTCTGATCAAACTCGCCTAGATCGTACATGTCGTAAACGCCATAGCCAACGTCATATCCGCCTCCAAGACCTTTGTAAGCAGGGGGTAACCACAAGGCTGTAATGCCGATTTCCGCTAGATCATTAGACTTTGATTTGAGATCATTCCAAAGCTTCCCATCTGGTTCCACATACCAGTGGAAGAACTGCATCATGACACCATTAACTTTAGACATGCTGGACTCCAGACCTGAGATAATCGATAAAACGAAGGGAGCTAATTGAAATTTTTTACAGAATCAACAATTACTCTGATGTGGTAATTGGTGCTTGCAACAGCTATTGTTGAATGTCATCGAGCTGCTCGATCGTGATAAAACCGTATTGCCACAACAGCATTGGTAAAGGTCCGTGCTGTCTCTGGCTTTGACGTAGCGCAACCTGAATTTGCTCTGAAGATAGTGCCAGCTCTGTTTTCAGGAACTGAATTAACTGCTGCAAGTTGTGGTATTTCATAGAACTTTTGAGAACACACGAGAACGAAACTAAAAATTGCGATTGATGAGGGAAGAGATGGATGTGAATGACTTACCAAGCTAGGTCGAAGGGGTTGCTTCGCAGTGGGTCGCTGCTTCAATTAAATGCTGGATGACATTTTCTTTAACCATGAGCTGGCGGGTGAAATTAACTACGGCAGCTTGAAGTTCCTCACGACTGAGATAATCGGTGGAAACTTCCAGGGCGCATATATGAAATTCCTGTTCGAGGGATAGTTGAAACTTACGGTTATCCATTTGATGTCTCCATAAAATTTGTTTATTCTGCTGCATCCAGCCCAGCTAAGAACTAACAAAGCATTGACTGAAGATTTGATCCCACTCTAAAACTTCTAGTTGAATTTGCAGTCTGTCTGATTGCGGAAACCCACTGAATCAAAAGGAATACCTCGTCACATAGGGTATTTCGGGCTGTATTCCCTGGAGTGAAACTATTCTAGCGATCGTTCCCTAATCGAGAATGGAAAAATCTCGGGTTTGCACTTTCGGTAGACGGTAGTTCAGTGATCACGGCATAAAGTGGAAATGTTGGAAAAAGAGGAAATCAATTTATGGATAACCGCACAGAAAGAGATGGTTACGATCGTCAGATGATTCCCGCTGAGATAGCGGCGCGGATTGAGCGTGAAGGCGAAGATTACAAGCAAATTCCGGATCAGGATAGCGAAGGCATTGATACAACAGATGGTGTGACCGTTGACAATGAAGGCTTGCTCAATAACTATGCGATTGAGCCTGAAATGTACTACGAAGAGCCCGGCGATCGTGCGGAAATAAAGGCAGCCGAGAAGGCAGAGCGCGAAGCACAGTTGAAAGAGATTAATCAGACAGACGAGTCGGGTCAGTTGACGATGGAGCAAGACCGCCGTGGTCGTGGTGTCGGCATTATCTAGGCAGCTATCAATATGGGTGAGAAAAAACATCTCTAACGCCCACGGGCCAGGCATATTAATATGTCTGGCCCATAGTTTATTGGTTCAACACTGCATCAATCATGATTAGATCGAGCATTTATCGTAGTATTGATGCCCATAGCCTTGACACTTATCGTCTTGATGCAAGCCTAAATCAATGGCAATAGAATGATAAAAGTCGTACCTTGGCCTACCTGGGATTCAACCTCGATTTGCCCCTGATGACTTTCAATAATTTTGCGTGATAGATATAGTCCTAAACCGCTATTAGATCGCTTGTGCTTGCCTCGCCGAAATCGCTTAAATAGCTGAGTTTGATCAGCTTCAGAGATGCCGACACCAGTATCACTGACGGTAATTTTAAACTGTGGATTGCTGGGACTGCTACCGGTGAGCCGAATCGTAATACCACCCGTTTCTGTGAATTTGAGGCTATTCCCAATTAAATTCACTAAGACACGCTTAATTTCTGCGCGATCAAGTGCAATATCATAGGTGAGTTGGGGCGCTGTAATTTCGAACTCTAAGCTGAGTTGTTTATCAATCGCAAGTGGCTCAAGCTGCTGTAGAACTTCTTTAACGAGGCGTGGCATATTGACGCTCACCCGGTTGATTTCCTTGGCTCCAGCCTCATAGCTATAGACTTCAACCAGATCCTGAACCATTTTTAGCAAATCACGATTGCTACTAGTAATGATGTCAATTTTAGCTTGAACGGTTTCTGCGACTTCACCAAACGCACCTTCTTGAATCAACTCCAGCATACGATTAGCACCAACTAGCGGTGTTTGCATATCGTGGGTCATGCGTGAAATAAACTCTTCGCGTTGTTCGAGTAGTGCTTCGCGTTGTTGTTTAATCCGCTCAGATTCCTGCTGTGCCGCGTATAAGCGTAGGCATTGCCGCATAATCCGATCAAGTAACTCAGGCCGGATCTTATCTTTGGCAATATAGTCTGAGGCACCGGCTTTCATAAGTGCCACAGCAACCTGCTCATCTCCGTGACCCGTCAGCGCAATTAGCGGATAGCGCACTCCGAGTTGTCTCAATTGGCCAACGAGCTCAACGCCATTACCATCCGGTAAGTTGTAATCGACGAAGGTGCAGTCGAAAGACTGACTCTGGCTAAGGTCCAAAGCCGCCTTGCAGTTTTCAGCTTCAATTACCTCTAGCTCGGTTTGAATTTTGCGGAGATTACGCTTTACGGCCATCCGATCCACCGCATCATCATCAACGACAAGAACCTTTAATCTTTCTTGTTGCACCATTGTCTTCCTACGAATCTTGAATTCAATGCGATTTTCCTGAGCCGCATTATTGATCAAAGCTCTGTAGCGTAACGATTAACTAGAAATCTGGCAAATACTCCAATAACGGGTGATGATGCCGATCATCTCAACAAATTCATGAAAATCAACTGGCTTAACAATATAGCCCGCAACATTTAACTCATAGGCTGCTGCTAAATCCTGGGGTTGATCGGATGTGGTTAGAATAATGACTGGAATTTTACACATGTTTTCCCGGCTGCGTAGAATTCTGAGAAACTCGAGCCCACCCATCTTCGGCATATTTAAATCAAGCAAGATAATCAGGTTATCGCGCTCACCAGATGAGCTATCACCATAGCAATCATCGAGAATTTCTAATGCTTCGAGCCCATGCGCTGCTCGCTGCAATGGAATATCCAGATGATTTTTGCGCAGAGCACGCTGGACATTCATCACATCGACATCGTCATCTTCAATCAGGAGTAGACTAAACTGCCGTTTTCTAACTAGATTGAGGGTTTGCATTGGGACGGTCTCGCATGCATTAAACTTGGGTACAAATCATTCAGGTGTTGTAGTCGCTGAATTAGGTATAGCCAGCTAATTATAAGCTGATGTTTTAAGTCTGAGTTTCTCTTTAGGGAGAAATGATAATCTAGCAATGAGAGGGAATTGGGAATTTTTATTCTATTTTAAGGGGTAAGATGCGGCATCACTGGACGTATACCTACCTATGTATGTTGACATTGATTAGTTGGACTGACTTCTTACTAAAGGGGTGGATTCGCCGACCTGTATAAGTTCAATTGAACTATATTAGTGATTGTTTTCAGTCTCAGGTAGTTGTGGCAATATCAGGTGTACTGCCAGTCCCCGCAGCGATTCAGGCACTGGATGTAACTCAATTGTGCCGCCAATTAGGTTTATCGTCTTATGGACTAATGAAAGGCCAATGCCGAGGTGCTCCGAGGCGTTAGGTGCATGTTCAAGCACCTGAAACATTTTGAACATTTGTTGGCGATACGCGGGTGCAATACCGGGGCCATCGTCCTGAATCACCAGTTCGACTTGCTGAGCGTGGGACTGTACTTTAATTATAATCGTGCCGCGATCGCGGTCATGATGCTCGATCGCATTGCGGATCAATTGATCGAAAATCAGACGCATTGCGAGATAGGAAGACCGCAATTTAGGTAGTGGGTGAGGTGTTTGCACGTCAAAATTGTCCGGTACGGGAATTTGCTGACAGACTTCGGCGACAATGAGGTTGAGATCGACCATTTGCGACGGCTCAATCCAGCTATCAATTCGCGCATAGCTCAGCAACCCATCAATCATGGCCTGAATTCGTTTGACGCGTTGATGCAAAAGCTGAAAGTGATTTTTGGTCTCACTATCGAGCGGCTCTACAAGATCAGCTTCAATCCACTGAGCTAGGCTGGCGATGCCACGTAGAGGAGTTTTGAGATCATGTGCAGCAGCATGAACGAAGTTTTCTAAGGATTGTTTCTGGCGCTGTAGTAACTGGTTAGTCGAGGAGAGCTCCTGATTTAGGGTCGCTAACTCACCAACTTTTTCCTGCAAGGCATTGGCCAAGCGAATTCGCTCTGATACATCGCGCAGCAAGACAATCAGCGTACGTGAAGCCGGATCGCTGCGGCTAATTGATAATTCGATCGGAATGACTTGGCCATCGGGACGATTTGCCTCCATTCGTTCAACAAGACCGCTTTCCAATCGTTGATTCACCCAGTTTTCCACATTAATCAGGGCCTGACGACGATCGGTTTTGGGTGGGAAGAGAATATTAACTAGCGATCGACCCCGCAGCGATGCAGATTTATAGCCCAAAATTAATTCAGCAGCTGGATTTAACGTCTCAATTAATCCCTGCTGATCGATCATAATGACACCATCAACCAGATTATCAGTAAGGGTGCGGTTGGCTGCGGTTGTGTGGTCGAGCTCGCGGCGACGTTGAAAGATTTCTTGATCAAGCACACGAAATAAATACACAACGCCGGCATAGGTAATCACGCTGAGTATTGCCCCAATGATCTGAATACGGTCAATCAGTTGCTTACGAGCTTGTAGCTGTCGCTGTTGCTGTTTGAGCTGTTTTTGCTGCGATGCTTGAAATTGGGCGACTGTCTGACGCAAGATATCCGTTTTCTGTTTGCCTTGGAGCAGCTTTTCGAGCAGTTCTTGGGACTCTGGCTTGGCCAAGGTGCGCTTGGGGCCAGTGAATCGCGATATTTCGGTTTGGCGATCGATCGCCTGAGCAAACTCCAGTAATTGTTCGGTAACAGCAAATCGAGCATTAATCTGCTGCTGTAGATCAGCGATCGCTGATCGCTGCTGAGGGGATTGTTGTTCGAGTGTTTTCAGCGCATTGGGGAGGGCCAGTTTGGCCAATCGGTAGGGTTGCAGAAACGTTTGGTCCTGGGTTAGCAAATAACCGCGTAGTCCTGTTTCATGATCAACCAAATATTGGAGAATCCGGCGGCTGGTTTCTAGCCGGGCTTCGGTAGCGTTGACCTGTTGCTGTAGTCGGAGTTCCGTCGATCGGGCATCCATCACAACCAGTAAGACGATAGCCAAGCAACTAGCCGGAATTGCAACGAGTAAGGCACCCCAGCGCCCGATCGAGATTTGCTGACTCAATTTACGTAGAAGCGGCTGAATTTTTGACTTCACTTGCTGCATTAGTTAGCCTGCTTAGGCCAGGTAAACTCAAACCGGCAGCCCCGTTCCGGGTTTGAATGGACGGTGATTGTACCGCCTTCCGCTTCGACAATTTTACGAATAATTGCTAAGCCGATGCCAGTATTTTCTGGGGCGTCGCTGGGATTTAAAGTATGGAAAATCCCAAACACCTGCTGCTGTTGCTCAAGCGGGATGCCTGGCCCATCATCGGTAACGGAAAAATGATAGTACTGCTCCGCATCTTGCCAGCCGATTTCAATTTTGCCTTCCTCCCGATCGTGATGTTTGATGGCATTACTGATTAAGTTAGCGAACACCTGCCGCATCAGCAAACGTTTAGCGGCAATATGGGGCATTGACTGGGAAAACTGCAGTATAAATGTCGGGGGTGGGGCGAGTGAGTCGATCACTTCGAGGATTAGCTGCTGAACATTGACAGTTTCTGTATCGATTTGCTCACGGCCAACCCGCGAATATTGCAGTAGGCCATTAATTAAGGCTTCCATTCGTTTGACACGCTGCCGCATCAGGACCAGCTGAGCCTGATTATCTTCGGGTAACTGACCACCTAAGTCCTCTTCTAGCCATTCCGACAAATTTGCGATACCGCGAAGCGGCGCTTTCAAATCGTGGGAAGCCATATAGACAAACTGATCGAGTTCATCATTACGCTGTTCTAAATCAGCTTTTGCCCGTTCAAGGGCTGCACGACTGGTGGATTCTCGCAGTTCGAGCGCTTTACGATCGCTAATGTCCTCGATCATGGCTAAGAAGTACAAGGGTTGATTGGATACACGATCAACCGCCCGGCGCAGCAATGTTACGGTAATGTTGACCCAAATGAGTCCCCCATTTTTATGGATATATCGTTTTTCGAGTGAATAACTTTTTAGCTTGCCATCAAGCAACTGCTGCACCATCGCTAAATCGCTGTCTAGATCTTCCGGATAAGTTATCTCCTGGAAGGTTCGCTGTAACAGTTCGGCCTCCGAGTAGCCGACAATCTGACAGAGCTTATCATTTACCCGTAGCCAGTGCCCGCTCAAATCAACGTGAGCCGCGCCCATCGCCACCTGTTCAAAGGTGGCTCGGAACTGAGCTTCACGCTCTTCAAGCCGTGAATTTTGTTGTTCTAACTGCTGGATGGCAGCCTCTAAGTCGGCAGTGCGCGCGGCAACCCTGGCTTCGAGTTGGGCCGTGAGGGCGCGCAGCTCTGTTGTTGCGGTTTTCTGGGCGGTAATGTCGCGAGCTTCAGGAATGACTAAGATAACCTTACCGTGACGATCGAAAACTGGTTTGAGGGTGAAATCGATCGAGACTGTCTGACTATTCGCGTCACGTAAATCAACTTCGTAGCGAATAAACTCTCCATCGGCGGCTCGGGCAATGGATTGTTTCAGGT is from Romeriopsis navalis LEGE 11480 and encodes:
- a CDS encoding PAS domain S-box protein; the protein is MRQQQSSIFPQLNSHADMDTSLKPALLYQQLMELIPQIVWLADAQGAILNLNSAWQRYTGETVEASQQRGIWQFLHPEDQLRLTTNWQQAIALNQPFQEKGRLQLVDGSYEWFSIVARPIDEDFAPQTNATWFGMMQRLASAAGDPHLMEGQEFLEALVENVSDAVVACNDKGQLVLFNRAAQDFHGLPPEPISPQEWSQYYDLYDGSGTHTFTPEEIPLLRALKGEKVRDVRMMIIPKGGKARSLIANADPIYSITGQKLGAVVVMRDVTAYREAEIELDLSERRFQAIFNRSFQMIGLLSTDGTLLEVNQTALDFGPFTANEVLNRPFWETRWWDSLNDAERKHLKQSIARAADGEFIRYEVDLRDANSQTVSIDFTLKPVFDRHGKVILVIPEARDITAQKTATTELRALTAQLEARVAARTADLEAAIQQLEQQNSRLEEREAQFRATFEQVAMGAAHVDLSGHWLRVNDKLCQIVGYSEAELLQRTFQEITYPEDLDSDLAMVQQLLDGKLKSYSLEKRYIHKNGGLIWVNITVTLLRRAVDRVSNQPLYFLAMIEDISDRKALELRESTSRAALERAKADLEQRNDELDQFVYMASHDLKAPLRGIANLSEWLEEDLGGQLPEDNQAQLVLMRQRVKRMEALINGLLQYSRVGREQIDTETVNVQQLILEVIDSLAPPPTFILQFSQSMPHIAAKRLLMRQVFANLISNAIKHHDREEGKIEIGWQDAEQYYHFSVTDDGPGIPLEQQQQVFGIFHTLNPSDAPENTGIGLAIIRKIVEAEGGTITVHSNPERGCRFEFTWPKQAN